From the Palleronia sp. LCG004 genome, the window ATCGACGCCATCGGAGAGGCATTCCAGCGGCCTGACCTCGGAGGGGGTGCCGAAATGCGCGGCCATATGCGCCCGGGCGCGTCCCGTATCGCGCGCAGATACCGCGGCGAGTTCCAGCCCCGGGATGCCGGCGTCGAGAGCGGCCGCCACCGTCCTGCCGATAGCCCCGAACCCGCCGACGGAGACCCTGAGCGTCTTTTCCTTCATGTCACCTTCCCCTGGAGTGATCGGTCTTTGCGAACTGTCGGCACGCTGAAAACTTGAGGTGAGCGGCAGCCGGGCCTGAGCCCCGCGAATGTTTCGGCCAGCGTTCCCATTTCCTCGGCCAGCCGGTCGCCGTTCATATTCCGGCCGCTGGCACGATTGCATCTGGAAGATTGGTTTTGCCGTTTTCCGTCACGAGAGCTGCCCGGTCGGTGGTGGCGTCGTGGCCTGCGCCAACAGCGTCACGTAGCGCAGCGCGGTTTCGATCTGTCGGTCCGTCTCCTCGGCACCGAGAAGGAGGAGGGCGTCGAGGGCGCGTCCGTAGGCCGTCCGGCTGTCGCAGGCGATTTCGATCCCTTCGGAAGTCACGTCCGTGCGCCCTTCGATCTGCACCCATGCGCGATTTTCACGGGCCGCGAGGTCGATGATCACCTCCGAGCGACGTCCATCGCGATGTGTCAGGCGAAAGCGGGCATCGCTTGGACCCAGGCGAAGGAGGTCGAGCGCGATCACCGGCCCCATGAGCCTTTCGAGAACCGACAGAGCGTGCGGCCCGATATCCATGAGCGCACCCGCCTCGGCCCGGCGCCATTCCGAAGCCGCATAAGGGCCCGAGATCAGGGCATCGGAGGCGTGGCGATACGTCGCCGACGTAACCTCGCCCGTGGCACCGAGGGCATCGAGCCGCCCGGTCAGGTCCGGCGCGAACATCAGCGTGTGAAAGACAAGCGCTTGCACGCCCGCGGCCCGGATCGCCCCGGCGACCAGCCGGGCATCCCCGGCAGAGGAGGCCAGCGGCTTTTCCAGCATCAGGTGGCATCCCGCCCGCGCCGCACGCGGTGCGAGGGACGCCTGGGCGGCCGGTGCCACTGCAAAAGCCACGATATCGGTCGCCTCGAATAAGGCATCGGCGCTCTCGAAGGCTGGCACCCCGTACAGATCCGCCAATGCGGCGGACGTATCCCGGTCGCGGCCCCACACACCTGCAAAGCGCAGTCCGGGATGGGCGGCTATGGCGGGCGCATGGGTCTTTCCCGCCCAATGGCCTGCGCCGACGAGGCCCATGCGCAAAGCCGGGCGCGATCCTCCGCCATCCGAAGAGCCGATCATACGCTCTGCCTCATCTGGTGGCCGAGGATGGCCCCACCGACCAGCGCGGCCTGATCGATCCGGCCGGGATAGAGGACAGGCTCATCCCGTTCTGACAGGATGCGCTTGCGCAGACCCTTGTCGAGCTCGGCCATCAGGGCCGCATCGCGCCCCAGCCCGCCGCCGGTGGCCACGATGGACGCGCCGGTGATGTTCACGGCCAGCGCCAGCGGCTCGGAGAGCATCTCCACCCAGAGAGCGATTGTCTTCGCCGCCTCGGCATCGCCAGTGCGCCACCGGTCGGTGATCTCGTGGCTCTTTGCCGGGGCGAAGCCGATCATCTCGTGAAGTCGCTCGAGCCCACGTGCCCCGCCGAACGTATCGGCGCACCCCTCCTGCCCGCAGCCGCAGCGCATCCGGGGCAATGGACGGTCCAGCGTTCGGGGCAGCTGGTTCGCCACGGGCCCGTGGCCCCATTCGCCGACCAACCCGCCGCGGCCGCGGACGACCCGCCCGTCGACGACCAGCCCGCCGCCGATCCCCGTCCCGAGGATCGCCCCGAAGACGACCCGGTGTCCGCGTCCCACCCCCTGACCGGCCTCGGCCAGCGCGAAGGCGTCGGCATCGTTCAGAAGGCCGACAGGTCGCTGAAGCCGTGCGGAGAGGATCCGGCAGACGGGTTTGTCGTCGAGGCAGGGAATGTTCGCCGACCGGATCGTGCCCGTCGCCGCGTTGCAGAGCCCCGCCGCCGCAAGAATGAGCGGCGCGGTCGCGTCGACCTCGCCCGCGAGTTCCGCCGTCAGCACGCTCAATGAGTCGAGAAAGGCGGCGATATCCTCGGTCGGCGTGGGGCAGGTGCGGACCTTGCCGACCTCGCCGGGGCGGGTGCCGACGGCGGCCATGCGGATGAAGGAGCCGCCGATATCCGCGACGAGGATGCGGTTCGGCGGCAAAAGCGTCTCGGTCATCCTCGGCTCCTCGGGTCCAGCAGATCCCTAAGCCCGTCGCCGAGGATGTTGAAGCCGAGCACCGTGATCGTCACGGCAAGACCCGGAAAGAGCGAAACCCAGAGCGCCACCCCCAGGAAGTTGCGGCCATTGCTCATCATGGCGCCCCATTCGGGAATGGGGGGTTGCGCGCCGAGGCCGAGGAACGACAGGCTGGCCGCCGTCAGGACCACCGTGCCCGCCGTCAGCGTCGATTGCACGATGATGGGTCCGAGGGCGTTGCGCAGGATATGATCGAACATGATGCGGACGTTCGATGCCCCGAGCGCGCGCGCGGCCTGAACATATTCCATCTCGCGCAGGCTGAGGGTCAGGTTGCGCGTGAGCCGCGCATAGACCGGCACCGAGAAGACGGCGATGGCCAGCAGCATGTTCACCAGTCCCGGCCCGAGGATCGAGACGATCAGGATGGCGAGGACGATGCCCGGAAACGCGAAGATGACATCCGTCACCCACATGATGAGACCATCGATCCGTCCGCCGTAATATCCCGCGACAAGCCCGAGCGGCACGCCAGCGACGACGGCGATCCCCGTCCCCAGCAGCACCTCGATCAACGAGAGTTGCGCGCCGTAAAGGATGCGCGAGAAGATGTCGCGGCCGAAGGAATCGGTGCCGAACAGGTGCTCGCCCGACGGCGGGAGAAGCGTCTGCAACAGGCTCTGCTCATAGGGCGAGGCCGGTGCGAGCAGCGGCGCGAACAGGGCCGCGAGCACGATCAGCCCGATCAGGAAACCGCCGATGAAAAGCGACGGCCTGCGTCCGAGCCAGCGGCTCCAGTCGACGAGACGGGGCAAAGCGATCGACTGCATCATCCGAACCTCACCCGCGGATCGAGGGCGGAAATGAGCAGTTCCGCCGTGAAGTTGACCAGTACGACGCTGACGACCGCGAGCATCGTCACACCCTGGATGATCGGGTAATCCCGATAGCGAACGGCATCGACAAGCATCTGTCCAATGCCCGGCCAGTTGAAGACGGTCTCCGTCACGACGGTCGAACCGATCACCGCGCCGAAGTTCAGCCCGATGATCGTGACGATGGGTATCAAGGCGTTGCGCAGCGCGTGCCTGCGATAGACGCGAAACGCGCTCAGGCCCTTGGCCCGCGCGGTGCGGATGTAATCCTGCCCCAGTGTCTCGATCATAGAGGACCGCGTCATCCGCGCCACGAGCGCCATCGGCAGCAGGCCGAGGGCGATGGCGGGCATGACGTAATGCGCCGGGGAGCCGTCGCCCAGAAGCGGAAGCCATCCCTTCTGGACCGAGAAGTAATCCATCATCACCAGAGCGAGCCAGAAATTGGCGACCGAAGCACCGAGGATGGCGATGATCATCACGATCTGGTCGATTGTCCGCCCTCGCCAGATGGCCCCGGCCATGCCGAGCGGCACGCCCAGCAAGGTCGCGAAGAAATAGGCCACGCTGGCCAGTCGCAGGGTCGCCATGAAGCGCGGCGCGAGTTCTTCAGAAACCGATCTGCCGGAGCGGATGGAGGTGCCGAAATCGCCGGTCGCGGCATTGCCGAGAAACTTCGCGTATTGAAGGATGATCGGCTGGTCCAGACCCAGCCGGATCCGCATGTTGTCGACGGCGGCCTGCGTCGCCTCGGGGCCGGCCATCAAGCGTGCGGGATCGCCGGGCAGCATCCGCACCGACAGGAAGACGATAAAGGAAACGCCCAGCAGGACGATCGGCAGCATCATCGATTTCCGAAGGAAATAGCGCTTCATCGCAGGCCTCGGGAATGGCGGGGCGGAACCGGGCGCGGCTCCGCCCCTTTGCAGGGTCTCGGTCTCATTCCGTGATCGAGGCGTCCTCAACCATCAGAAGGCCGCCGGGCTGCAGCCAGAGCCCCTCGACCTCGGAACTGGCCGCGGCGAGATCGCGGGTGGAATAGAGCAGCACGTGCGGCGCTTCCTCGTTCACGATCTCCTGCGCTTCGACGTAGAGGGCGTTGCGCTGGGTCGCATCCAGGGTCGCCGCAGCCTCATCCACCAGAGCATCGAGCTCCTCGGAGGAGAAGAAGCCCAGATTGGCACCCGTAGGGGCCCAGGCACCGGTGGTGTAGAGCGGGCGGAACTGCAGGTCGGCATTGACCGAACCGCTGGACCACGACGCGATCACGGCACCGAGATCGTCTTCGGCCTTGGCCTCGGGCCCGTTGAACGCCGCTTCCGACCAAACACCGCTTTCGAGGCGGCGCACCTCGAGATCCACGCCGATCTCGGCCCACATGGCTTGCAACGCTTCGGCGATCGCCGCCTCGGGCTCCTGCACGGCGACGGACATGGAGAAACCATTGCCGAGCCCGGCGTCCTCGAGCAGCGACCGCGCCATTTCGGGATCGTAGGGATAGGGATTGAGGCTTTCATCCCATGCGGGGTTTGTCGGAGCGAGCGGGGAGTTCGCCGGGGTGCCGTATCCGCGCAGCAGCGCCTCGACCAGTGCCTCGCGATCCGTGGCATAGTTCAGCGCCTGACGTACCGATTTCTGGTCGAGCGGTTCAAGCTCGACATTCAGCGACACCCAGAAGACGAATGCGCCGGGCTGATCGATGAGTGTCAGATCGGGATTGGCCGAGACCGCCTGCGCGAAGACCGGTGGCAGGGGATTGACCACGTCGACTTCGCCGGATTGCACACCCATGGTGAGGACAGAGCTTTCGGCGGACCAGGTGAATACGATTTCGTCGAGGGACGGAGCGTCGCCCCAATAGCCGTCGAAGGCCTGCATGGTCACGTGATCGCCGGACTGATACTCGGTGAACTCGAACGGTCCCGTGCCGACGGCGTGGGTGCCCAGCTCCCCGGCCGCGGGGCTCACCACCCAGCCGACCGATGTCGCCATCAGATCCGCGAAGCCCGCGTAAGGCCGGGCCAGCGTGAAGCGGACGGTCGACGGATCGACGGCCTCGACACGCTCCAGCAAACCGGTGATCTTGCCCGCCGCGGCAAGGCCGAGCTCGGGATTGAGAAGCCGCTCGAACGATGCGGTCACGGCATCGGCATCGAGGGGCGTGCCGTCGTGAAACTGCACATTCTCGCGGAGCGTGAACGTCCACGCGAGGCCGTCGTCGCTGGTCTCCCACTCGGTTGCGAGGGCGGGTACGATCTCAAGCTCGCGATTGCGTTCGATCAGGCCCTCGTACATCGGCGCGAGGACCACCTGCGTGAACGAGGCCGTCTGGTCGGCCGGATCCATGGAGCGCGGTGCCTCGCTTTGCATGACCGTCAGTGTCTGCGCCTCAGCGGCCCCGAGAGCGAGAAGCGACGCGGCTCCCGCAAGAGCGATGCGCCCCAATCCCTTTTTCTTCGCGAACATAACCATCTCCAATCCGTCCAAGTTGCGCCCTGCTTGAGGGTGCGGGCCAAGATTTAATTCCTATGCAGGTTATACATCGCTTGATTTAGTTATATCTGTAAAGTAAAAACACGAGTGATGTTCAGATTTGGAATTAACTCAAGATGATCCAGACTGGAGATCATCATCGCAGGCTGCTCTGGGCGCTGTCGGAGGCCGGACAGGCGAGCCGGACGGAACTCGCCGCCGCGGCAGGGCTTTCGAAGGCCGCCGTGACAGCCGCCACGCGTGAGCTCATCGGGTCCGGATTGATCGCCGAGGCCGAGCAGGTGCGCCGCGCCGGTCGGCCCTCGACGCTCCTCACGCTTCGCAGCGGCGCTGTCTGGTTCGCGGGGCTGTCCCTCCGGCCGGGCCGCGGCCGAATCGTCCTGTGCGACATGAAAGGACACATCGCGGGGCGACGCGATCTGCCGGGGCGACGCGACCCCCATGAGATCTGCGCCACGCTGGAAAGCGATCTGGAGGCCCTTCTCGCCGATTGCGGCGTCGAGCGCGACGCGGTCTACGGGATGGGAATTTCGATCTCGGGCGTGGTCAGCCCCGAACAGGATGTGTGTATCCGCTCCACGTTGATGGGCTGGAACGACGTCCCGCTGGGGCGCATGGCGACGGCGGCACTCGGCATGCCGGTTCTCATCGAGAACGACGCCAACGCCCTGGCGATCCACGAGAAACTCTTCGGCGGAATCTCCGGGGATTCCCTTGCGCTCGTCAGCGTGGGTGTCGGCATCGGCGGGGCGCTCTTCATCGGGCGGCAACTCTTTCGCGGTGCCGCAGGCGGTGCGGGCGAGTTCGCCCATATCACCGTGGCCCCCGGCGGCGCGCCCTGCATCTGCGGAAAGCGCGGCTGCCTCGATACCGTCGCGAGCATGCGCGCCGTCGCCACCGCCGCCGAGGAGGCAGGCCTCGAAGAGACCTCGCTCGACGCGCTGGAGCGGGCGGCAGCCCACCGGGGCGACAGCCGGGCGATCGCGATCCTGCACCGCGCGGGAGAGGCGCTCGGCCTCGCGCTGGCGCATCTCATCCAGATCGTGAACCCGGGGCATGTCATCGTCCGGATGGAAGCGGATACCGTGGACGGCCTCTACGCGACGGCACTGGCACAGTCGCTCGACGCCAACGTCCTGCCGCAGATGCGCGAACGCACCGCTCTCGATGTCGGCACCGCGCTCGAGGGTGGACATGCCGCCGGCGCGGCCTCGGTGGCGGCGCACAGGCTGCTCCTCACTCCCAACACGAAACAAAGGAAGATGGCATGAGAGTTGCCGTAGGTGGCCTCCACACCGAATGCTCGACCTACAATCCCGTTCTGATGACCGAGGGCGATTTCACCGTCTGGCGCGGAGACGAGATGATCGGGAAGCCGTATTTCGACGTGCTCAAGCGGCACGAAGCGGAGTATCTGCCAACCTTCTACGCCCGCAATATCGCAGGCGGGCCTATCGCCCGTGAAACATACGAAAGCTTCAAGGCCGAGTTCGTCGCAGCACTCACGGCAGCGCTCCCACTCGACGGGCTCTATCTGGCCATGCACGGGGCACTCTTCGTCGAGGACATGGAAGACGCCGAGGGTGACTGGATCTCGAGCGCCCGCGAGGTGGTGGGCGAAGACTGCGTGATCGCGGCCAGCTACGACCTGCACGGCAATCTCTCCCAGCGGATCATCGATGCGCTGGACGTCTATTCCACCTACCGGACGGCCCCGCATATCGACATTCCCGAGACCCAGGCGCGGGCCGTCGACATGCTCTTCCGCGCATTGGCCGGCGAGCGGCCGGGCATCGTCTGGGCCCCCATTCCGGTGGTGCTGCCCGGAGAGCGGACGTCGACGGAGGACGAACCGGCCAAGTCCCTCTATGCCCGCCTGCCGGATATCGACGCGGTCGAGGGGATCTGGGATGCCTCGCTGAATGTCGGATATGTCTGGGCGGACGAGCCCCGCGCCACGGCCGCGGCGATCATGACGGGTACGGACATCCCCGCCCTCAAGGCCGCGGCCGAAAAGCTGGCGCAGGCCTATTGGGACGCCCGGGACGATTTCTCTTTCGGCACGCAGACGGGCAGCATCGTAGAGTCGGTCAGCGCAGCGCTGGCCAGCGCCACTCATCCCGTGGTCCTCGCAGAAAGCGGCGACAACCCCACGGGCGGCGGCGTCGGTGACCGGGCCGAAGTCCTGTCGGAATTGCTCGATCAGGGGGCGACCGATGTGGTCTTCGCCGGCATCTGCGACAAGCCCGCGGTCGATGCGTGCTTCGCTGCCGGCGAAGGTGCGCGGATTCCGCTTTCCATCGGTGCGACGCTCGATCCCGGCTCCACCCCATGGAAGGGCGAGGTCGTCGTCAAAACGCTCGCCGACGATCCCGCACCCCAGTTGCGCCAGGCCGTCGTCACGATCGAGGGCGTCACCCTCGTTCTGTCGGCCAGACGACGACCTTACCACGATATCGCGAATTTCACCGCGTTGGGCCTGGACCCGGCCGCGGCAAGGATCGTCGTGGTCAAGTCCGGATACCTCTCTCCCGAACTGGCGCCGCTCGCGAACCCGCCGATCATGATCCTGTCGTCAGGCGTGGTCGATCAATACGTCGAGCGGTTGGAGCGGCACCGCAAGGCGGTCGAGACATACCCGTTCGACACGGGCTTCGCCTACGTCCCCGAGGCACGGCCTTCGGCGCGGGCCAAGCCGTGACCGAGGCCTCGATCCTCAAGGTCGAGGATCTCTCGACGACCTTCCGGACGGAACATGGATCCGTCCCGGCCCTCACTGCGGTCAGCTTCGATATCCGGCCGGGCGAAACGCTGGCGGTGGTGGGGGAGAGCGGTTCCGGCAAGAGCGTCACCGCGCTGTCGATAATGCGGCTGCTGGACAGAAACGCCCGGATCGATGCCGCCACTCTCAGCTTCAGGCGGCGCGACGGCAGTCGCGCCGAACTGGTGCGCGCCACCGAGAAGGAAATGCGGGGGATCCGGGGCAACGAGATCGGCATGATTTTCCAGGAGCCGATGACATCGCTCAATCCGGTTCTCACGGTCGGCGACCAGATCGGCGAGGCCGTCATCCAGCACCGGAAGATGTCGCGAGGCCAGTTGCGCCAGGAGGTCCTCGAGCTTCTTCGCCTCGTCGGCATTCCGGCGCCCGAGCACCGGGTCGATCAGTATCCCCACCAGATGTCCGGTGGCATGCGCCAGCGCATCATGATCGCCGTGGCGCTGGCGTGCCGGCCGAACCTGCTGATCGCCGACGAGCCGACCACGGCCCTCGATGTCACCATACAGGCACAGATCCTGCGGCTGCTGAACCGGCTGAAGGCCGAACTCGGCATGTCGATCCTGTTCATCACCCACGATCTCGCGGTCGTGTCCGAGATCGCCGACCGGGTCGTGGTCATGTATGGCGGATCCGTTCTCGAGCAGGGCACGGTCGACGACGTGCTGACACGCCCCGTCCATCCCTACACCCGCGGCCTTCTCGCCAGCCTGCCGAGCGGGTCCGGCGCGCGCCTCAAGGCGATCCGCGGAACCGTTCCCGCACCGGCCGACCGGCCCGCGGGCTGTCTCTTCGCTCCGCGCTGCGATCACGCGCGGGAGCTCTGCGAAGCCAGCCGCCCGGACCTGACCGACCGCGGCGAGGGCCATCCGTCCCGGTGCATCCGCAGCCCGGAGCTCTTCCCATGAACGACACGCTTCTGCAGATCGACGATCTGAAAGTGCATTTCGCCGTGCCCGGCGGCACGGTGCGCGCCGTCGACGGCGTCAGCTTCGATATCCGGCGCGGCGAGGTTCTGGGCGTCGTCGGCGAGAGCGGATCGGGAAAATCGACCGTGGGCCGCGGCATCCTGCGTCTGGAAACGCCCACGGACGGCAGCATCCGGTTCGACGGGACGCATATCCACAACCTGCCCGAGACGCAGTTCCGCGCCTACCGGCGGCGGATGCAGTATGTCTTCCAGGATCCCTACGCCTCGCTCAATCCGCGCAAGCGTGTCGATGCCCTCATCGGCGAGGCGCTTTCGATCCACTCGATCGGCTCCCGGTCCAGCCGTCCCGGCCGGATCGCGGAACTGCTCGAACAAGTGGGACTGCCCAAGTCGGCCATGTCGCGCTATCCCCACGAATTCTCAGGGGGGCAGCGTCAGCGGATCGGCATCGCACGGGCGCTCGCCGTCGAGCCGGAATTCATCATCGCGGACGAGCCTGTCTCGGCGCTCGACGTCAGCGTTCAGGCACAGGTCGTCAACCTTCTGCAGGATCTCCAGCGCGACCTCGGATTGACGATGCTCTTCATCGCCCACGATCTGAGTGTGGTGGAGCATCTCTGCGACAGGGTCGTCGTTCTGTATCTCGGCAAGGTGATGGAGATCGGCACGCGTTCCCAGATATACGGGAACCCCCGGCATCCCTACACGCGGGCCCTTCTCGCAGCCGCGCCGAAAGTCGGGAAAAGGCCGCAGGACACCCCCATCGTCGAAGGGGATATCCCTTCTCCCATGGCCCCGCCGTCGGGATGCGTCTTCCGGACGCGGTGTCCGCTGGCCACCGATGCCTGCGCCAGTGCAGTCCCCCCGCTCGAGCGTCTCGGCGAGGGCCACAAGGCCGCGTGCATCCATCTCGACCGGACTGCGGAATCGTGATCGGCGCGCGGAAACACGTGCCCGGATTGCGGCAAGAACGGGTATGAGCCGGACGCTGGAAATCTGCGTCGACAGCCATGCGGGGCTGATGGCGGCCGTCACGGGCGGTGCCCACCGGATCGAACTCTGCGCGGCGCTGGCGCTCGGCGGACTGACCCCGTCCGAGGCGCTGATGCGGGCCGCGGCACGCTGCCCTGTGCCCGCCTATGCCATGATCCGTCCGCGCGACGGCGATTTCCTCTTCTCGGACGAGGAACTGTCCGACATGGAGACGGAGATCGATCGCGCCCGCGCGCTCGGCCTCGCAGGCGTCGTGCTGGGCGCGGGCTCAGGCGACGGGCTCGATCTCGGCGCGCTCGACCGCCTTGCGAAGCGCGCCGAAGGTATGGGGCGCACCCTCCACAGGGTGATCGACTTGCTTCCCACCCCCGCCACCGCTCTCGGCAGTGTCGCAGATCTGGGGTTCGAGCGGGTGCTCACCTCCGGCGGCGCGGTGACGGCCCCCGAGGGTGCCGCGACGATTGCCGAGATGGTGCGCGCCGCGCCGCCGGGCCTGTCGATTATGGCCGGCAGCGGAATCAGACCCGAAAACGCGGCCGAACTGATCGCCGCAACCGGAGTTCGCGAGATCCACAGCTCGGCCTCCGCGGCCGCGTCACCGCCCGACGCCGATCTGGTGCGCCTCGGCTTCGCCCCCACCAATGCCCGACGTACCGATCCCGAAGCAGTCGCCCGCCTGTCCCGTGCCCTGACCTCCGTCTGAGCTTCGAGCTTGGCGCGAGCGATCGCGAAACCCTGCGCAATGTTCATTCAGCCGAAATCGAGCCTTCCGTTCTTGTCGAATGAGCTAAGATCGAACGGGACATCCATCGAGGCTGCCCCCCTAATCGTAAGATCGTCCCGGATATGAAGTTGTCCGATGACGGGCCGAGGCCGATGTCACCAGTCCACTTCGAACGTCGTGACCAGCGCGGATACCTGCGCGTCGGTCAGCCGGCGCGGCGACAGGGTGCGGGTCATCATTGCCAGCCTGGCCCCGGCCTCGAGCTCCTCGATGGCGTGCACCGCAGCTTCCAGATCCTTCCCCGCGACCACGGGGCCGTGATTGGCGAGCATCACCGCCGACCGCTTTCCGGCAAGGCCGCGGATCGCATCGCCGATGCAAGGATCCCCGGGCATGAAGTAGGGCAGCAGCTTGACCCGCCCGAGCTTCATGATCGGGTAGGGGGTCAGCGGGGGGAGGAAGTCGTCGGCGTCGACATCGGGCATCATCGAAAGCGCGACCGAATGGCAGGAATGCAGGTGCACGATGGCACCTGCCTTGCTGCGGGTCTCGTAGAAGGCCGAGTGCAGCGGCATTTCCTTGGTCGGCTTGTCGCCATCGACGTGGAGCATGCCTGCGTCGAACAGGCTCAGACGCGCCGGATCGAGCGTCATGAAGGACGAGCCCGTGGGCGTCACCAGAAGACCGCCATCCGGCGTACGGACCGAGA encodes:
- a CDS encoding ABC transporter substrate-binding protein translates to MVMFAKKKGLGRIALAGAASLLALGAAEAQTLTVMQSEAPRSMDPADQTASFTQVVLAPMYEGLIERNRELEIVPALATEWETSDDGLAWTFTLRENVQFHDGTPLDADAVTASFERLLNPELGLAAAGKITGLLERVEAVDPSTVRFTLARPYAGFADLMATSVGWVVSPAAGELGTHAVGTGPFEFTEYQSGDHVTMQAFDGYWGDAPSLDEIVFTWSAESSVLTMGVQSGEVDVVNPLPPVFAQAVSANPDLTLIDQPGAFVFWVSLNVELEPLDQKSVRQALNYATDREALVEALLRGYGTPANSPLAPTNPAWDESLNPYPYDPEMARSLLEDAGLGNGFSMSVAVQEPEAAIAEALQAMWAEIGVDLEVRRLESGVWSEAAFNGPEAKAEDDLGAVIASWSSGSVNADLQFRPLYTTGAWAPTGANLGFFSSEELDALVDEAAATLDATQRNALYVEAQEIVNEEAPHVLLYSTRDLAAASSEVEGLWLQPGGLLMVEDASITE
- a CDS encoding oligopeptide/dipeptide ABC transporter ATP-binding protein encodes the protein MNDTLLQIDDLKVHFAVPGGTVRAVDGVSFDIRRGEVLGVVGESGSGKSTVGRGILRLETPTDGSIRFDGTHIHNLPETQFRAYRRRMQYVFQDPYASLNPRKRVDALIGEALSIHSIGSRSSRPGRIAELLEQVGLPKSAMSRYPHEFSGGQRQRIGIARALAVEPEFIIADEPVSALDVSVQAQVVNLLQDLQRDLGLTMLFIAHDLSVVEHLCDRVVVLYLGKVMEIGTRSQIYGNPRHPYTRALLAAAPKVGKRPQDTPIVEGDIPSPMAPPSGCVFRTRCPLATDACASAVPPLERLGEGHKAACIHLDRTAES
- a CDS encoding copper homeostasis protein CutC — protein: MSRTLEICVDSHAGLMAAVTGGAHRIELCAALALGGLTPSEALMRAAARCPVPAYAMIRPRDGDFLFSDEELSDMETEIDRARALGLAGVVLGAGSGDGLDLGALDRLAKRAEGMGRTLHRVIDLLPTPATALGSVADLGFERVLTSGGAVTAPEGAATIAEMVRAAPPGLSIMAGSGIRPENAAELIAATGVREIHSSASAAASPPDADLVRLGFAPTNARRTDPEAVARLSRALTSV
- a CDS encoding ABC transporter permease, with amino-acid sequence MKRYFLRKSMMLPIVLLGVSFIVFLSVRMLPGDPARLMAGPEATQAAVDNMRIRLGLDQPIILQYAKFLGNAATGDFGTSIRSGRSVSEELAPRFMATLRLASVAYFFATLLGVPLGMAGAIWRGRTIDQIVMIIAILGASVANFWLALVMMDYFSVQKGWLPLLGDGSPAHYVMPAIALGLLPMALVARMTRSSMIETLGQDYIRTARAKGLSAFRVYRRHALRNALIPIVTIIGLNFGAVIGSTVVTETVFNWPGIGQMLVDAVRYRDYPIIQGVTMLAVVSVVLVNFTAELLISALDPRVRFG
- a CDS encoding Gfo/Idh/MocA family oxidoreductase — its product is MIGSSDGGGSRPALRMGLVGAGHWAGKTHAPAIAAHPGLRFAGVWGRDRDTSAALADLYGVPAFESADALFEATDIVAFAVAPAAQASLAPRAARAGCHLMLEKPLASSAGDARLVAGAIRAAGVQALVFHTLMFAPDLTGRLDALGATGEVTSATYRHASDALISGPYAASEWRRAEAGALMDIGPHALSVLERLMGPVIALDLLRLGPSDARFRLTHRDGRRSEVIIDLAARENRAWVQIEGRTDVTSEGIEIACDSRTAYGRALDALLLLGAEETDRQIETALRYVTLLAQATTPPPTGQLS
- a CDS encoding ROK family protein, whose amino-acid sequence is MTETLLPPNRILVADIGGSFIRMAAVGTRPGEVGKVRTCPTPTEDIAAFLDSLSVLTAELAGEVDATAPLILAAAGLCNAATGTIRSANIPCLDDKPVCRILSARLQRPVGLLNDADAFALAEAGQGVGRGHRVVFGAILGTGIGGGLVVDGRVVRGRGGLVGEWGHGPVANQLPRTLDRPLPRMRCGCGQEGCADTFGGARGLERLHEMIGFAPAKSHEITDRWRTGDAEAAKTIALWVEMLSEPLALAVNITGASIVATGGGLGRDAALMAELDKGLRKRILSERDEPVLYPGRIDQAALVGGAILGHQMRQSV
- a CDS encoding ABC transporter ATP-binding protein — encoded protein: MTEASILKVEDLSTTFRTEHGSVPALTAVSFDIRPGETLAVVGESGSGKSVTALSIMRLLDRNARIDAATLSFRRRDGSRAELVRATEKEMRGIRGNEIGMIFQEPMTSLNPVLTVGDQIGEAVIQHRKMSRGQLRQEVLELLRLVGIPAPEHRVDQYPHQMSGGMRQRIMIAVALACRPNLLIADEPTTALDVTIQAQILRLLNRLKAELGMSILFITHDLAVVSEIADRVVVMYGGSVLEQGTVDDVLTRPVHPYTRGLLASLPSGSGARLKAIRGTVPAPADRPAGCLFAPRCDHARELCEASRPDLTDRGEGHPSRCIRSPELFP
- a CDS encoding ROK family protein; this encodes MIQTGDHHRRLLWALSEAGQASRTELAAAAGLSKAAVTAATRELIGSGLIAEAEQVRRAGRPSTLLTLRSGAVWFAGLSLRPGRGRIVLCDMKGHIAGRRDLPGRRDPHEICATLESDLEALLADCGVERDAVYGMGISISGVVSPEQDVCIRSTLMGWNDVPLGRMATAALGMPVLIENDANALAIHEKLFGGISGDSLALVSVGVGIGGALFIGRQLFRGAAGGAGEFAHITVAPGGAPCICGKRGCLDTVASMRAVATAAEEAGLEETSLDALERAAAHRGDSRAIAILHRAGEALGLALAHLIQIVNPGHVIVRMEADTVDGLYATALAQSLDANVLPQMRERTALDVGTALEGGHAAGAASVAAHRLLLTPNTKQRKMA
- a CDS encoding ABC transporter permease, whose product is MQSIALPRLVDWSRWLGRRPSLFIGGFLIGLIVLAALFAPLLAPASPYEQSLLQTLLPPSGEHLFGTDSFGRDIFSRILYGAQLSLIEVLLGTGIAVVAGVPLGLVAGYYGGRIDGLIMWVTDVIFAFPGIVLAILIVSILGPGLVNMLLAIAVFSVPVYARLTRNLTLSLREMEYVQAARALGASNVRIMFDHILRNALGPIIVQSTLTAGTVVLTAASLSFLGLGAQPPIPEWGAMMSNGRNFLGVALWVSLFPGLAVTITVLGFNILGDGLRDLLDPRSRG
- a CDS encoding M81 family metallopeptidase; its protein translation is MRVAVGGLHTECSTYNPVLMTEGDFTVWRGDEMIGKPYFDVLKRHEAEYLPTFYARNIAGGPIARETYESFKAEFVAALTAALPLDGLYLAMHGALFVEDMEDAEGDWISSAREVVGEDCVIAASYDLHGNLSQRIIDALDVYSTYRTAPHIDIPETQARAVDMLFRALAGERPGIVWAPIPVVLPGERTSTEDEPAKSLYARLPDIDAVEGIWDASLNVGYVWADEPRATAAAIMTGTDIPALKAAAEKLAQAYWDARDDFSFGTQTGSIVESVSAALASATHPVVLAESGDNPTGGGVGDRAEVLSELLDQGATDVVFAGICDKPAVDACFAAGEGARIPLSIGATLDPGSTPWKGEVVVKTLADDPAPQLRQAVVTIEGVTLVLSARRRPYHDIANFTALGLDPAAARIVVVKSGYLSPELAPLANPPIMILSSGVVDQYVERLERHRKAVETYPFDTGFAYVPEARPSARAKP